In Syntrophorhabdaceae bacterium, one DNA window encodes the following:
- a CDS encoding amino acid synthesis family protein codes for MEIRKMVTIVEDIFADGEKKADRPIRKVAVLGVIKNPYAGLYVEDLTPLIEFSEKFGTTLSEKAVEALGKDREVESYGKAVIVGEKGELEHAAALLHPKLGTPLRNAVGGGKAIIPSTKKIGGMGCTIDIPLHYKDAAFVRSHFDSMTVCIEDAPKADELVLAIAITDGGRPHARVGGLKKEEAKKEDGLR; via the coding sequence ATGGAGATTAGGAAGATGGTAACCATTGTAGAGGACATCTTTGCAGATGGTGAAAAAAAGGCAGATAGACCTATAAGAAAGGTGGCAGTTCTTGGTGTAATAAAAAATCCTTACGCAGGTTTATATGTAGAAGATTTAACTCCACTTATAGAATTCAGTGAAAAATTTGGAACAACACTTTCTGAAAAGGCTGTAGAAGCCCTCGGAAAAGACAGAGAGGTAGAGAGTTACGGAAAGGCAGTAATAGTTGGTGAAAAAGGTGAGCTTGAACATGCTGCAGCATTACTGCATCCAAAGCTTGGTACCCCTCTTAGAAACGCTGTTGGCGGAGGTAAAGCGATCATTCCATCCACAAAAAAGATAGGAGGTATGGGTTGCACAATAGATATCCCTCTCCACTATAAAGATGCAGCATTTGTGAGATCCCATTTCGATTCCATGACCGTTTGCATAGAAGATGCCCCAAAAGCAGATGAGTTAGTTCTTGCAATTGCAATAACCGATGGTGGAAGACCCCACGCAAGGGTAGGGGGGCTCAAAAAGGAAGAGGCAAAGAAAGAGGACGGTTTAAGGTAA
- a CDS encoding FAD-dependent oxidoreductase gives MSSAYDYDLIVIGGGIAGMVSAVTARGIGKKVAVIEKSKIGGNCTNTTCIPSKALITLAHINQEIKKLIDHHIIEDTHIKLNTSNIMPHIRGIIERAYEKDRPETFKEIGIDLISGQANFIDNHRVDVNGKTISALKFIIASGTIPFIPPVEGLKDIDYLTNETLYQLDDLPDSLIILGGGVDGLEYAYAFGLLGVKTTVVEMSSRLLPMVDLELVNHLLSASKNEGIRILSGAKAVRFFKREERIALLIEHTRDGRSEEIEADRVIVTVGRKPDLEGLNLEKAGVEYNPRGITVDSKLRTTSPNIYACGDIAGPYQLASTAEAQAIIAATNAFLPVKRDVDYKNNVYVIFTNPPIAYLGLTEEQAYEKYSDKLRIYRFDYKNMRRSIIDMKDMGIAKVICDNKGYIVGAHILGEAGPEAIHEIQVLKAMNMPLYKLNETTHAYPTYSQALIGRAGQLAFLDYMKDHPLVKIGLGILPGFSNKLNLAKERLAESGPSEPSVKTLDYKDAFEEYNKTHKKEEIKIEQIEPWGSKICFIKTQEGEDSLKVGLKGYLHGLCEKTLYFISMDAIKSSKRIEIDLSELEKMDMDGAGIIIKCIFLLSEKNLTMVITGLDEKLTGLFHLLRIDEIANLDKTLQKHTQSNNIQNHPTLGWAAPMESLSLKNIPDHVMNINVDGRRPTSPALGYGPLWEKRYRLRIENCPATPKEIVSIWRSNFSQLWPKGNTAITSDNKPIAPGVPAVLNLSLPGGMTLATGIYVVYSDETSFGFLTVEGHMLSGWITFSSFYEGNSVIIQVHPLFRAADPIMELALKLGGAKQEDLFWHRTLKNLARHIGCHGTIEQMNIVVDKRLHWDKKTDIWKNAAIRSSIYMPLYLMKKIFHPKKQ, from the coding sequence ATGAGTAGCGCCTATGATTATGACCTCATTGTAATAGGTGGCGGCATTGCAGGGATGGTATCTGCTGTCACAGCGAGAGGCATAGGTAAAAAGGTTGCTGTTATAGAAAAATCAAAAATAGGTGGAAATTGCACAAATACCACCTGTATACCCAGTAAGGCACTTATAACACTGGCTCATATAAACCAAGAGATAAAAAAACTGATAGATCATCACATCATAGAAGACACCCATATTAAGCTCAATACCTCAAATATCATGCCACATATTAGGGGAATAATAGAAAGGGCATATGAAAAGGACCGTCCCGAGACATTTAAAGAAATCGGCATAGATTTAATCAGCGGGCAGGCAAATTTTATTGATAATCATCGTGTAGACGTAAATGGTAAAACTATCTCTGCGTTAAAATTTATAATCGCTTCAGGCACAATCCCTTTTATTCCCCCTGTAGAAGGACTAAAGGATATAGATTATCTCACCAACGAAACTCTTTACCAGTTAGATGACCTCCCTGATTCATTGATAATCTTAGGTGGTGGAGTAGATGGCCTCGAATATGCTTATGCCTTTGGATTACTTGGGGTTAAGACAACGGTGGTGGAGATGTCCTCACGTCTTCTCCCTATGGTGGATTTAGAATTGGTAAACCATCTCCTCTCTGCTTCGAAGAATGAAGGTATTAGAATTTTATCCGGGGCAAAGGCTGTCCGCTTTTTCAAAAGAGAGGAAAGGATTGCCCTTCTTATAGAGCATACAAGGGATGGGCGCTCAGAGGAGATAGAAGCAGATAGAGTTATTGTAACTGTGGGTAGAAAGCCTGACTTAGAAGGCTTGAATCTTGAAAAGGCCGGTGTAGAATATAATCCCAGAGGCATTACAGTAGACAGCAAACTAAGAACCACATCCCCTAATATCTATGCCTGCGGTGATATAGCAGGACCATATCAGCTTGCCTCCACTGCAGAGGCACAGGCAATTATTGCTGCCACCAATGCATTCTTACCTGTTAAAAGAGATGTTGACTATAAAAATAATGTATATGTAATCTTCACAAACCCACCCATTGCCTATCTCGGTCTTACTGAAGAACAGGCATATGAAAAATACAGTGACAAATTGAGGATTTATAGATTCGATTATAAAAATATGCGACGTTCCATAATAGATATGAAAGATATGGGTATTGCCAAGGTCATATGTGACAACAAAGGATATATAGTAGGTGCCCACATACTGGGCGAGGCAGGTCCCGAGGCCATCCATGAGATTCAGGTCTTAAAGGCGATGAATATGCCTCTTTACAAACTCAACGAAACCACCCATGCATATCCAACATACAGTCAGGCACTCATTGGGAGGGCTGGACAGCTTGCATTCCTCGATTATATGAAAGACCACCCATTAGTCAAGATAGGGCTGGGCATACTACCGGGTTTTAGTAATAAACTAAATCTTGCCAAAGAAAGGCTGGCAGAATCAGGGCCGTCTGAGCCATCTGTAAAGACCTTAGATTATAAAGATGCCTTTGAAGAATACAACAAGACACATAAAAAAGAAGAGATTAAAATTGAACAGATAGAGCCTTGGGGCTCAAAGATATGTTTTATAAAAACCCAAGAAGGTGAGGATTCTTTAAAGGTGGGTTTAAAAGGCTATCTCCATGGACTTTGTGAAAAGACCCTCTATTTTATATCCATGGATGCCATAAAAAGCTCTAAAAGGATTGAAATTGATCTATCTGAACTTGAAAAAATGGATATGGACGGTGCAGGTATTATCATAAAGTGTATCTTTCTCTTATCTGAAAAGAACCTTACCATGGTGATAACAGGTTTAGATGAAAAACTGACAGGGCTTTTCCATCTTTTAAGAATAGATGAGATAGCCAATTTAGATAAAACCCTGCAAAAACATACACAATCTAATAACATACAGAATCACCCCACTTTAGGCTGGGCAGCTCCGATGGAATCACTCTCTTTAAAGAATATCCCTGACCATGTAATGAATATCAATGTAGATGGAAGGAGACCCACAAGCCCTGCTTTAGGTTATGGCCCTTTATGGGAGAAAAGATATCGCCTCAGGATAGAGAATTGCCCTGCCACACCAAAAGAGATTGTTTCCATATGGCGATCTAATTTTTCACAATTATGGCCAAAAGGAAATACAGCAATCACCTCTGATAACAAGCCCATAGCTCCAGGGGTCCCTGCAGTCCTTAACCTAAGCCTTCCAGGTGGGATGACCCTTGCCACAGGTATATATGTTGTCTATTCAGATGAGACATCCTTTGGTTTTTTGACCGTAGAAGGGCATATGCTTTCAGGCTGGATAACCTTCAGTAGTTTCTATGAAGGCAACTCTGTCATCATCCAAGTCCATCCCCTATTTAGGGCAGCAGATCCAATAATGGAATTGGCCCTCAAATTGGGAGGGGCAAAACAGGAGGACCTTTTCTGGCATAGGACATTGAAAAATTTAGCCCGACATATAGGATGCCATGGAACAATTGAACAAATGAACATAGTTGTGGATAAACGATTGCATTGGGATAAAAAAACAGATATATGGAAGAATGCTGCAATCCGATCTTCAATCTATATGCCTTTATATCTCATGAAAAAGATATTCCATCCAAAGAAACAATAA
- a CDS encoding TIGR02757 family protein — protein sequence MDIIEAFERDKPKLIEAKRNDPVIFLDDYNNKVDIEIAGFIASQFAYGRIEVFMRFLKDLFEKMGKNPHKFINIGDFSCLTGLYYRFQKDKDIIMLFYVLKKIMDEFGDLGNMLKNFYNGDMRKALWSVRTHIFGKRRELTFFFPEPSPTNPMKRWSLFLRWMVRKDEIDKGIWDFIDKKDLLVPLDANIFKIGRCLGWTKEKIPSYKAALHITEALKRLSPHDPLKFDFFLCHRVGIAAGCKGTKSENCKDKCLIYR from the coding sequence ATGGACATCATTGAGGCATTTGAAAGAGACAAGCCAAAACTCATTGAGGCGAAAAGGAATGACCCTGTAATATTTCTTGATGATTACAATAATAAGGTTGATATAGAGATTGCAGGATTTATTGCTTCTCAGTTTGCCTATGGCAGGATAGAAGTATTTATGAGATTTCTTAAAGACCTGTTTGAAAAGATGGGTAAAAATCCACACAAATTCATAAACATAGGTGATTTTTCATGTCTAACTGGCTTATATTACAGGTTTCAAAAGGACAAAGATATCATCATGCTTTTCTATGTGTTGAAGAAGATTATGGATGAATTTGGAGATCTCGGTAATATGTTAAAAAATTTCTATAATGGTGATATGAGAAAAGCCCTATGGTCTGTAAGAACACATATATTTGGCAAAAGACGAGAGCTTACGTTCTTTTTCCCTGAGCCATCTCCTACAAATCCCATGAAGAGATGGAGCCTATTTTTAAGATGGATGGTAAGAAAAGATGAGATAGATAAAGGTATTTGGGATTTTATAGATAAAAAAGACCTTTTGGTTCCCCTTGATGCCAATATCTTTAAAATAGGGAGGTGTCTTGGGTGGACTAAGGAAAAAATTCCCTCTTATAAGGCTGCCCTCCACATCACAGAGGCATTAAAGCGTCTATCGCCTCATGACCCACTAAAATTTGATTTTTTTCTCTGTCATAGGGTAGGCATTGCAGCAGGATGCAAAGGGACAAAGTCAGAGAATTGTAAAGATAAATGCTTAATCTACAGATAG
- a CDS encoding NAD(P)/FAD-dependent oxidoreductase — translation MEECCNPIFNLYAFISHEKDIPSKETIKIKTMPSKKTYDAVVIGSGPNGLSAAITLIHRFKSVVIIEGKSTIGGGLRSAQLTLPGFVHDICSTVHPLAISSPFFDKLPLEKYGIEWIQPDILVAHPFYDGTCLFLHRSIEYTCEAMGEDAMAYKRLISPFIKDYKRLLQDILKPIHIPEYPFLTFRFGIKAMKSARTIAYKLFKHEKTQALFAGLAGHAMIPLEKPFTSSFGIVLAVLAHTVGWPVIKGGSQKLADTLLNYFTDKGGEVLVNYPVASMKELPEASYYFFDVTPRQLLNIEGINLSKTYMEKLKKFRYGPGVQKVDWAIKKPIPWQSKMCRKAGTIHLGASFEEIERSIKYANNGIIPQLPYVIVAQPSLFDPTRAPEGNHTAWAYCHVPSSIEEDSSELVEDRIEQFAPGFKDIIMARHSMSPKKMEEYNPNYVGGDINGGIQDLAQLFSRPVFSFFPYRTSHKNIFICSSSTPPGGGVHGLCGYYAAKKLSPL, via the coding sequence ATGGAAGAATGCTGCAATCCGATCTTCAATCTATATGCCTTTATATCTCATGAAAAAGATATTCCATCCAAAGAAACAATAAAAATAAAAACCATGCCATCAAAAAAAACATACGATGCAGTTGTTATTGGCTCAGGACCTAATGGCTTATCTGCTGCCATTACACTCATCCATAGATTCAAATCTGTTGTTATTATAGAAGGAAAATCCACAATTGGTGGAGGTCTCAGGTCTGCACAACTCACCCTTCCCGGGTTTGTCCATGATATATGCTCTACTGTCCATCCCCTCGCCATATCATCACCCTTTTTTGATAAATTACCCCTTGAAAAATATGGAATTGAGTGGATTCAACCAGATATATTGGTAGCCCATCCCTTCTATGATGGCACGTGTCTTTTTTTACACCGTTCTATTGAATACACCTGCGAGGCAATGGGTGAAGATGCTATGGCATATAAAAGGCTGATTTCACCCTTTATTAAAGATTATAAAAGGCTTTTACAGGATATACTCAAACCCATCCACATCCCTGAATACCCTTTTTTGACTTTTAGATTCGGCATAAAGGCCATGAAATCTGCCAGGACTATTGCATATAAATTATTTAAGCATGAAAAGACACAGGCACTTTTTGCTGGTCTTGCAGGCCATGCCATGATACCACTTGAAAAACCCTTTACATCGTCCTTTGGAATTGTATTGGCAGTCCTTGCCCATACAGTAGGCTGGCCTGTTATAAAAGGCGGCTCACAGAAACTCGCTGATACACTTCTAAATTATTTCACTGATAAGGGCGGTGAGGTTTTAGTGAATTATCCTGTTGCCTCCATGAAAGAACTGCCCGAGGCGTCATATTATTTTTTCGATGTAACGCCGAGACAATTATTGAACATAGAAGGCATTAATCTATCGAAAACATACATGGAAAAACTTAAAAAATTTAGATACGGACCCGGTGTCCAAAAGGTTGATTGGGCTATTAAAAAACCCATTCCCTGGCAATCAAAGATGTGCAGAAAGGCAGGCACAATCCACTTGGGAGCATCTTTTGAAGAGATAGAACGCTCCATAAAATATGCCAATAACGGTATTATCCCCCAACTTCCATATGTCATAGTAGCCCAGCCGAGCCTTTTTGACCCAACAAGGGCGCCGGAAGGGAACCATACAGCTTGGGCATACTGTCATGTGCCAAGTAGCATAGAAGAGGATTCGTCAGAACTTGTAGAAGACAGGATAGAACAGTTTGCCCCTGGATTTAAGGATATTATCATGGCAAGGCATTCCATGAGTCCAAAAAAGATGGAGGAATACAATCCCAATTATGTGGGTGGAGATATAAACGGGGGTATCCAGGATCTTGCCCAGCTATTTTCGAGGCCTGTGTTTTCTTTTTTCCCTTATAGGACTTCACATAAAAACATCTTTATATGCTCATCATCTACCCCTCCAGGAGGAGGTGTCCATGGATTGTGCGGTTATTATGCAGCTAAAAAACTTTCTCCTCTATAA
- a CDS encoding UPF0280 family protein codes for MFLEIGPASLVVKVEKYNEPCEPDRARIEEFVKEILKEISENLIVLKQKAYRLKRFKDMPSVVRRMIEAVKIVDEETLTPMASVAGAVSDEIKQFLKSQGYGFIIVNNGGDLSIFKNNPDRMVKVAIGDINKNIHTPYVFSVKELSDFGIATSGIGGRSLSLGVAEMGTVIAETGAVADAAATFICNMTNIDSEKVKRKRASEIDPLTDIPDEYVTIEIGELNQYEINNALSNGLKYAYNLLKNNIIIDAFLYLKGNMVTTITGEKYIKLEVLHGD; via the coding sequence ATGTTTCTTGAGATAGGACCTGCCAGTCTTGTGGTAAAGGTGGAGAAGTATAATGAACCCTGTGAGCCTGACAGGGCAAGGATAGAGGAGTTCGTCAAAGAGATACTCAAGGAGATAAGTGAAAATCTAATTGTCTTGAAGCAAAAGGCTTACAGGTTAAAAAGATTTAAGGACATGCCATCTGTAGTGAGAAGGATGATAGAGGCAGTAAAGATAGTGGATGAGGAGACACTAACCCCTATGGCCTCTGTTGCCGGCGCTGTTTCAGATGAGATAAAACAGTTTTTAAAGTCTCAGGGTTATGGCTTTATAATTGTAAATAATGGTGGAGACCTGTCTATATTCAAAAATAATCCAGATAGGATGGTAAAGGTAGCAATAGGTGATATAAACAAAAACATCCATACCCCTTATGTATTTAGCGTCAAAGAACTTTCAGATTTTGGTATTGCCACCAGCGGCATAGGTGGTAGAAGCCTGAGCCTCGGTGTTGCAGAAATGGGGACTGTAATTGCTGAAACAGGTGCAGTAGCAGATGCTGCTGCCACTTTTATATGCAATATGACGAACATCGATTCAGAGAAGGTGAAAAGAAAAAGGGCATCCGAGATAGACCCATTAACAGATATACCTGATGAATATGTAACAATAGAAATAGGTGAATTAAATCAATATGAAATCAATAATGCATTATCTAATGGTTTAAAATATGCATATAATTTATTGAAAAACAACATAATTATTGATGCCTTTTTATATCTAAAGGGCAATATGGTAACAACCATTACAGGTGAAAAATATATAAAATTGGAGGTGTTGCATGGAGATTAG
- a CDS encoding thioesterase family protein has translation MIIITQNVIYEPMYKTRIYYQDTDAGGVVYFANYLKFAEKSWFEFLASIGIFLPDWEKIDTYIIVKTVHLELIDMVKHGDLITVETSVKDVKNVYFILEHKVFRDEKLTTKIETTMVCINSKGRPKRIPEDFKEKLLHYKEEYIGHS, from the coding sequence TTGATTATTATCACTCAAAATGTTATTTATGAACCCATGTATAAGACCCGCATTTATTATCAGGATACAGATGCTGGTGGTGTAGTATATTTTGCAAATTATTTAAAATTTGCAGAAAAATCATGGTTTGAATTTCTTGCATCCATAGGAATCTTTCTCCCCGACTGGGAAAAAATAGATACTTATATCATCGTAAAGACTGTGCATCTTGAGCTAATCGACATGGTAAAACACGGTGACCTTATAACTGTAGAGACTTCTGTTAAGGATGTGAAAAATGTCTATTTCATCCTTGAACATAAGGTTTTCAGGGATGAGAAATTAACAACAAAGATAGAGACTACTATGGTATGCATAAACAGTAAAGGCAGACCAAAAAGGATACCTGAAGATTTCAAAGAAAAATTGCTTCATTATAAGGAAGAGTATATAGGACATAGTTAA
- a CDS encoding GYD domain-containing protein, whose amino-acid sequence MPIYIMFSKLTNEGRETIKRHPDRIKEVDDEIEMMGAKVLAQYATLGIYDFVNILEAPNNETIAKVSIEIGSRGSVQLITLPAMPIFEFIEKIS is encoded by the coding sequence ATGCCAATATATATCATGTTTAGCAAATTAACAAATGAAGGGAGAGAAACCATAAAAAGACATCCTGATAGGATAAAAGAGGTAGATGATGAGATAGAGATGATGGGTGCAAAGGTTCTTGCCCAGTATGCCACGCTGGGTATATATGACTTTGTAAATATCCTTGAGGCACCTAATAATGAGACTATAGCAAAGGTATCTATAGAGATAGGCTCAAGGGGAAGCGTTCAACTTATAACACTTCCCGCCATGCCTATATTTGAATTTATAGAAAAGATTAGTTAA